A window of Elgaria multicarinata webbii isolate HBS135686 ecotype San Diego chromosome 2, rElgMul1.1.pri, whole genome shotgun sequence contains these coding sequences:
- the ACTR2 gene encoding actin-related protein 2: MDTLGRKVVVCDNGTGFVKCGYAGSNFPEHIFPALVGRPIIRSTAKVGNIEIKDLMVGDEASELRSMLEVNYPMENGIVRNWDDMKHLWDYTFGPEKLNIDTKNCKILLTEPPMNPTKNREKIVEVMFETYQFSGVYVAIQAVLTLYAQGLLTGVVVDSGDGVTHICPVYEGFSLPHLTRRLDIAGRDITRYLIKLLLLRGYAFNHSADFETVRMIKEKLCYVGYNIEQEQKLALETTVLVESYTLPDGRIIKVGGERFEAPEALFQPHLINVEGVGVAELLFNTIQAADIDTRSEFYKHIVLSGGSTMYPGLPSRLERELKQLYLERVLKGDVEKLSKFKIRIEDPPRRKHMVFLGGAVLADIMKDKDNFWMTRQEYLEKGGHVLEKLGVTVR; encoded by the exons tTTGTGAAATGTGGATATGCAGGATCCAATTTTCCAGAACACATCTTCCCAGCTTTGGTTGGAAGACCGATTATTCGCTCAACTGCTAAAGTGGGAAACATAGAAATCAAG GATCTTATGGTCGGTGATGAAGCAAGTGAACTGAGATCAATGTTGGAAGTTAATTACCCTATGGAGAATGGCATTGTCCGGAACTGGGACGATATGAAACATCTTTGGGATTATACCTTTGGACCAGAAAAACTTAACATTGATACAAAAAACTGTAAAATACTTCTTACGGAACCTCCTATGAATCCAACAAAGAACAGAGAAAAGATTGTGGAG GTAATGTTTGAAACATACCAGTTTTCTGGGGTCTATGTAGCTATTCAAGCAGTACTCACTCTGTATGCACAAG GTTTACTGACTGGTGTTGTTGTAGATTCTGGAGATGGTGTTACACACATCTGTCCAGTTTATGAAGGCTTCTCTCTTCCACATCTCACCAGGAGGCTAGATATTGCTGGTAGAGATATTACCAGATACCTCATCAAG CTGCTTTTACTACGAGGCTATGCCTTCAACCATTCTGCTGATTTTGAGACGGTTCGTATGATTAAAGAAAAGCTCTGCTATGTGGGCTACAACATTGAACAGGAGCAGAAACTGGCCTTGGAAACTACTGTTCTGGTTGAGTCCTACACG CTCCCAGATGGAAGAATTATTAAAGTTGGTGGTGAACGGTTTGAGGCACCGGAAGCTCTGTTCCAGCCTCACTTGATCAATGTGGAAGGGGTTGGCGTTGCTGAGCTTCTGTTCAACACCATCCAGGCTGCTGATATTGACACTAG GTCTGAGTTCTATAAGCACATTGTGTTATCTGGAGGTTCCACTATGTACCCTGGGCTGCCTTCACGACTGGAACGTGAACTTAAACAGCTTTACCTGGAACGGGTCCTAAAAGGTGATGTGGAAAAGCTTTCA AAATTTAAGATTCGCATTGAAGATCCTCCTCGTCGAAAGCACATGGTGTTCCTGGGTGGTGCGGTTCTAGCAGACATCATGAAGGACAAAGACAACTTCTGGATGACCAGACAAGAATACCTAGAGAAAGGGGGGCATGTGCTTGAGAAGCTTGGCGTGACTGTGCGATAA